A window of the Streptomyces sp. NBC_00250 genome harbors these coding sequences:
- a CDS encoding metallophosphoesterase yields the protein MVVFLLVLIVVLALLGAVHWYVWRRLVRDVTTRGSLPRRLGTAAVVVLPLLSFAALASSRAGAPFALQQVVAWPGFLWLALLLYVTLALAVGEVVRPLLLRRLTRRAQTAAPAAVTAPAPVTAPEPVPVPERAPAAPEEPAGPAPRTDPAPTPADVSRRLFVSRVVGGAAAAAAVGTVGYGTYGVLRGPRIKRVAVPLAKIPRAAHGYRIAVVSDIHLGPILGRAHTRRIVDTINSAQPDLIAIVGDLVDGTVENLGPAAEPLAELRARHGSFFVTGNHEYFSGADAWVDHVRELGLRPLRNERVEIAAGFDLAGVDDVAGESEGQGPDFARALGDRDRARASVLLAHQPIVVHDAVRHGVDLQLSGHTHGGQLWPGNYLAELANPTVAGLERYGDTQLYVSRGAGAWGPPVRVGAPSDITIVELASKQA from the coding sequence GTGGTCGTCTTCCTGCTGGTCCTGATCGTGGTCCTCGCGCTGCTCGGCGCGGTCCACTGGTACGTGTGGCGGCGCCTCGTGCGCGACGTCACGACGCGCGGGAGCCTGCCGCGCCGCCTCGGCACGGCCGCCGTCGTGGTGCTGCCGCTGCTGTCGTTCGCGGCCCTCGCCTCGTCACGTGCCGGAGCCCCGTTCGCGCTCCAGCAGGTGGTCGCCTGGCCCGGCTTCCTGTGGCTCGCGCTGCTGCTGTACGTGACGCTCGCCCTGGCCGTCGGCGAGGTCGTCCGGCCCCTCCTGCTCCGTCGGCTCACCCGCCGGGCGCAGACGGCGGCTCCGGCTGCCGTCACGGCTCCGGCTCCCGTCACGGCACCGGAGCCGGTCCCGGTCCCGGAGCGCGCGCCCGCCGCTCCCGAGGAGCCGGCCGGACCGGCACCGCGGACGGACCCCGCGCCCACCCCCGCCGACGTCTCCCGTCGGCTGTTCGTCTCCCGGGTCGTCGGCGGCGCCGCGGCCGCCGCCGCCGTCGGAACCGTCGGCTACGGCACGTACGGCGTCCTGCGCGGTCCCCGGATCAAGCGGGTCGCCGTCCCGCTCGCCAAGATCCCGCGCGCCGCGCACGGCTACCGGATCGCCGTCGTCTCCGACATCCACCTCGGCCCGATCCTCGGCCGCGCCCACACCCGGCGCATCGTGGACACGATCAACTCCGCCCAGCCCGATCTGATCGCGATCGTCGGCGACCTCGTCGACGGCACCGTCGAGAACCTCGGCCCCGCCGCCGAGCCGCTCGCCGAGCTGCGTGCCCGGCACGGCTCCTTCTTCGTGACCGGCAACCACGAGTACTTCTCGGGCGCCGACGCCTGGGTCGACCACGTCCGGGAGCTCGGCCTGCGCCCGCTGCGCAACGAGCGGGTGGAGATCGCCGCCGGCTTCGACCTGGCCGGCGTCGACGACGTCGCGGGCGAGAGCGAGGGGCAGGGCCCCGACTTCGCACGGGCCCTCGGCGACCGCGACCGGGCCCGCGCCTCGGTCCTCCTCGCGCACCAGCCGATCGTCGTCCATGACGCCGTACGCCACGGCGTGGACCTCCAGCTCTCCGGCCACACCCACGGCGGTCAGCTCTGGCCCGGCAACTACCTCGCCGAACTGGCCAATCCGACGGTCGCCGGGCTCGAACGGTACGGAGACACCCAGCTGTACGTCTCGCGCGGCGCGGGCGCCTGGGGACCGCCGGTCCGGGTCGGGGCCCCCTCGGACATCACCATCGTCGAACTCGCTTCGAAACAGGCGTAA
- a CDS encoding ABC transporter substrate-binding protein encodes MRSTVRLRILITCGVLVAAGVGGWQLLPSDGGRTDPISVGTTDAVTSLDPAGAYDAGSWAMYSNVFQSLLTFKPGFTTPVPDAAENCKFVGIKLTTYQCTLRDDLSFSSGRKITAEDVKYSFERMLRIKTDVGPKALFPTLESVSAEGRTVTFQLSGRDATFPLKVATGAGSIVDKDQYPADSLRAGSAVDGSGPYVLKEYKEGESALLEPNPNYRGAVTKVGGPVLVKYFAQSADLANAWKAKDVEVTHRQLPPEFVSNLDANDGTRVTEAESAEIRNLNFNVRPGSPMADKAVRQAVAAVLDRPAITTGAYKGTVEPLYSLIPQGFVGHSTAFYDADPEPNAKKAKKLLKEAGIKTPVKFSFGYRADATYGAETAEIKRQLEETGLFDVEAVEVKWTEFQKAYAKGTYDAYTVGWLPDFPDSDSFTAPLVGTENTLHNGFSSKRIDSLIASTQQFSDRSRATSDFKEIQSEVAHDVPLVPLWQKKDYVLATEAVAGSQYLTDGTGIWRLWELSWI; translated from the coding sequence ATGCGGTCGACGGTCCGTCTGCGGATCCTCATCACTTGTGGAGTACTGGTGGCCGCCGGAGTGGGGGGCTGGCAACTCCTGCCCTCCGACGGCGGCCGGACCGATCCGATCAGTGTCGGCACAACCGACGCGGTTACTTCACTGGACCCGGCCGGCGCGTACGACGCCGGTTCCTGGGCCATGTACAGCAACGTCTTCCAGTCGTTGCTGACGTTCAAGCCGGGGTTCACGACTCCCGTTCCGGACGCTGCGGAGAACTGCAAGTTCGTGGGCATCAAGCTCACGACGTACCAGTGCACGCTCCGCGACGACCTCTCGTTCTCCAGTGGGCGGAAGATCACCGCCGAGGACGTCAAGTACTCCTTCGAGCGCATGCTGCGCATCAAGACGGACGTCGGCCCGAAGGCCCTGTTCCCGACCCTGGAGAGCGTCTCGGCCGAGGGCCGTACCGTCACCTTCCAGCTGAGCGGCCGCGACGCCACGTTCCCGCTGAAGGTGGCCACGGGCGCCGGTTCGATCGTCGACAAGGACCAGTACCCGGCCGATTCGCTGCGCGCGGGCTCCGCCGTCGACGGCTCGGGGCCGTACGTCCTCAAGGAGTACAAGGAGGGCGAGTCCGCCCTCCTTGAGCCCAACCCGAACTACCGGGGCGCCGTCACCAAGGTCGGCGGACCCGTCCTGGTGAAGTACTTCGCCCAGTCCGCGGACCTCGCCAACGCCTGGAAGGCGAAGGACGTCGAGGTGACGCACCGGCAGCTCCCGCCGGAGTTCGTCTCGAACCTGGACGCCAACGACGGGACGCGGGTCACCGAGGCGGAGAGCGCCGAGATCCGCAACCTCAACTTCAACGTCCGGCCCGGCTCGCCCATGGCCGACAAGGCCGTACGGCAGGCCGTCGCCGCGGTCCTCGACCGGCCGGCGATCACCACCGGCGCCTACAAGGGCACGGTCGAGCCGCTGTACTCCCTCATCCCGCAGGGCTTCGTCGGGCACAGCACCGCGTTCTACGACGCCGATCCCGAGCCGAACGCCAAGAAGGCGAAGAAGCTCCTGAAGGAAGCCGGCATCAAGACCCCGGTCAAGTTCAGCTTCGGCTACCGCGCGGACGCCACCTACGGCGCCGAGACCGCCGAGATCAAGCGACAGCTGGAGGAGACCGGCCTCTTCGATGTCGAGGCCGTCGAGGTCAAGTGGACGGAGTTCCAGAAGGCGTACGCGAAGGGCACCTACGACGCGTACACCGTCGGCTGGCTCCCCGACTTCCCCGACTCCGACAGCTTCACCGCGCCGCTCGTCGGCACCGAGAACACGCTGCACAACGGGTTCTCCAGCAAGCGGATCGACTCCCTGATCGCCTCGACGCAGCAGTTCAGCGACCGCTCCCGGGCGACCTCCGACTTCAAGGAGATCCAGAGCGAGGTCGCGCACGACGTGCCGCTCGTCCCGCTGTGGCAGAAGAAGGACTACGTCCTCGCGACGGAGGCGGTCGCCGGCTCCCAGTACCTGACGGACGGTACGGGCATCTGGCGCCTGTGGGAGCTGAGCTGGATCTAG
- a CDS encoding DUF7848 domain-containing protein has protein sequence MEEGTVRNAGRAVAADQKSVRGRCRGPYWAGGRTVRGQCVSPPTGRRTRVDVPAGGVARADAGGDEARSDLHHPRTRGGIVSAVRAVLRFATHRITRHPDSEPTATAECLSPGCGWSVAPTSDVKHADVECMAHTGATGHAIFARRYEDVAVVVRDE, from the coding sequence GTGGAAGAGGGGACGGTGCGCAATGCCGGAAGAGCAGTGGCAGCCGACCAAAAGTCGGTACGCGGTCGATGCAGAGGGCCGTATTGGGCGGGTGGTCGAACGGTACGCGGGCAGTGTGTATCTCCGCCCACCGGGCGGCGGACGCGAGTGGACGTCCCCGCCGGAGGAGTTGCGCGCGCCGACGCAGGCGGAGATGAGGCGCGTTCAGATCTTCACCACCCCCGTACCCGCGGCGGAATCGTGAGCGCCGTCAGAGCCGTTCTACGGTTCGCCACGCACCGGATCACCCGTCACCCCGACTCTGAACCGACTGCAACCGCGGAATGTCTGAGTCCTGGCTGTGGCTGGTCCGTTGCCCCGACGTCAGATGTGAAGCATGCCGACGTCGAATGCATGGCTCACACGGGAGCGACGGGGCACGCCATCTTCGCGCGGCGGTATGAGGACGTAGCCGTCGTAGTGCGCGACGAATGA
- a CDS encoding SCO4848 family membrane protein, which yields MKLSRRVSWFLLAFGVWSWVIWVTFAKNLWKDGSGLAFDDAGDPTAYFWVHLTLAVTSFILGTVIGVLGLRGVRANK from the coding sequence ATGAAGCTCAGCCGTCGCGTCTCCTGGTTCCTGCTGGCGTTCGGGGTGTGGTCTTGGGTGATCTGGGTGACCTTCGCAAAGAACCTTTGGAAGGACGGGAGCGGCCTCGCGTTCGACGACGCCGGCGACCCGACCGCGTACTTCTGGGTCCACCTCACCCTCGCTGTCACGTCGTTCATCCTAGGGACCGTGATCGGCGTTCTTGGGCTGCGGGGGGTCCGCGCAAACAAGTAG
- a CDS encoding SCO4848 family membrane protein translates to MEPGLCTLVVSCVWITFVKNLWNDGSGLAFDDAGDPTAYFWVHLLLAVTSFVLGTVIGVLGLRGVRAARRENG, encoded by the coding sequence CTGGAGCCGGGTCTCTGTACGCTAGTGGTTAGTTGCGTATGGATCACTTTCGTCAAGAACCTGTGGAACGACGGGAGTGGCCTCGCGTTCGACGACGCCGGCGACCCGACGGCCTACTTCTGGGTTCATCTGCTGCTTGCCGTCACGTCCTTTGTCCTGGGGACGGTGATCGGAGTGCTCGGGTTGCGTGGGGTGCGTGCCGCGCGCCGCGAAAACGGTTAG
- a CDS encoding helix-turn-helix domain-containing protein, with translation MAIGALIKDLREARGWSQGRLASAINDVFGTNLEREYISRWERCKASPGPFYLRCLSAVLDVPLAVLEGEVKRRDFLTDAAGAAIAPVVASDLLSAGFAARLTGGPSVDAWEAKLSTYGTEYMSLGAADIQRRVSGELVLVQQQLDNPRLWSVASRLMTLYAKTFPGSDGAKAVHWYRMAAQAADQSGDDDARVWVRGRAAIALGYEGASLGVADILADQALAISDKPSLGLLNAIFGKAHAAAIRGDADGARKLLDLGRSVFDKAGSYEQTSDYAVPWWRVNVFMSLLLARLGDERGAVEAQDAARRELPSELPRFATHLELHRGLMLARAGDKQGGLAYATAAMDQLPPEKHSLTLRMLMDEIRA, from the coding sequence ATGGCGATCGGGGCACTGATCAAGGATCTTCGCGAGGCTCGCGGATGGAGCCAAGGGCGACTAGCGTCGGCGATCAACGACGTCTTCGGGACGAACCTGGAGCGGGAGTACATCAGCCGCTGGGAGCGTTGCAAGGCGTCACCGGGGCCGTTCTATCTCCGGTGCCTGTCGGCCGTCCTGGACGTGCCCCTAGCCGTTTTAGAGGGTGAAGTGAAGCGTCGCGACTTCCTGACTGACGCCGCCGGCGCAGCGATAGCGCCCGTGGTCGCCTCCGACCTGCTTAGCGCAGGGTTCGCCGCACGCCTTACGGGCGGTCCGTCGGTCGACGCGTGGGAGGCCAAGCTCTCCACGTATGGCACCGAGTACATGTCTCTTGGAGCCGCTGACATTCAGCGGCGCGTCAGCGGTGAACTCGTGCTAGTACAGCAGCAGTTGGACAACCCACGGCTGTGGTCGGTGGCGAGTCGACTGATGACTCTGTACGCGAAGACGTTCCCCGGCTCCGATGGGGCGAAGGCGGTTCATTGGTACCGCATGGCGGCTCAGGCGGCCGACCAATCCGGCGACGACGACGCGCGCGTCTGGGTCCGGGGCCGTGCTGCTATCGCTCTTGGGTATGAAGGCGCGTCCCTTGGCGTCGCTGACATCCTTGCCGACCAGGCACTAGCCATCAGCGACAAGCCTTCACTCGGGCTTCTGAACGCCATCTTCGGCAAGGCACACGCGGCAGCAATCCGGGGCGACGCCGACGGAGCGCGGAAGTTGCTTGACCTGGGACGCAGCGTCTTCGACAAGGCTGGGTCATACGAGCAAACCAGCGACTACGCGGTGCCGTGGTGGCGCGTCAACGTCTTCATGTCACTCCTCCTCGCCCGACTCGGTGACGAGCGGGGAGCCGTCGAAGCGCAGGACGCGGCACGGAGGGAGCTGCCCAGCGAGCTGCCCCGGTTCGCCACTCACCTGGAGCTACACCGGGGACTCATGCTCGCCAGGGCAGGCGACAAGCAAGGCGGCTTGGCCTATGCGACGGCTGCCATGGATCAGCTACCGCCGGAGAAACACTCTCTGACGTTGCGGATGCTCATGGATGAGATTCGGGCTTAG
- a CDS encoding DUF397 domain-containing protein has product MAKRPEFAFVKTQACRDPQVNNCPEVATNVPGIVAIRDSQNPDHVLTMSAEDWTTLAVAVKAGEYDLTI; this is encoded by the coding sequence ATGGCCAAGCGGCCGGAGTTCGCGTTCGTTAAGACGCAGGCGTGCCGAGACCCGCAGGTGAACAACTGCCCTGAGGTGGCGACCAACGTCCCCGGTATCGTGGCGATCCGCGACAGTCAGAATCCGGACCACGTCCTCACGATGTCCGCGGAGGACTGGACGACGCTGGCGGTCGCCGTCAAGGCCGGCGAGTACGACCTCACCATCTGA